A window from Actimicrobium sp. CCC2.4 encodes these proteins:
- a CDS encoding NADPH:quinone oxidoreductase family protein: MKAIVCNAWGLPDTLVIEELPDAVPGPGEIAIEIRAAGVNFPDVLIIQNKYQFKPALPFTPGSELAGVVLAVGEGVTRYKAGDSVIAFSAQGAFAQQIVVAANAVMPMPAGMDFDIAAAITLTYGTSHHAVVDRAQLKAGETMLVLGAAGGVGLAAIEIGKALGARVIAAASSDEKLAVCREHGADLTINYSTEDLRGAIKAATDGKGPDVIYDPVGGIYAEPAFRSIGWRGRYLVVGFANGEIPALPLNLMLLKGASLVGVFWGEFAKREPKANQAAMQQLMGWLADGTIKPRISGRYALAETAQALNDMAARKVMGKVVIKPWA, encoded by the coding sequence ATGAAAGCCATCGTCTGCAATGCCTGGGGCCTGCCCGACACGCTGGTCATCGAAGAGCTGCCTGATGCCGTCCCCGGCCCGGGCGAGATCGCCATCGAGATACGCGCCGCCGGCGTGAATTTTCCCGACGTGCTGATCATCCAGAACAAATACCAGTTCAAGCCTGCCCTGCCCTTCACGCCCGGCAGCGAACTGGCCGGCGTCGTGCTGGCCGTCGGCGAAGGCGTGACCCGCTACAAGGCGGGCGACTCCGTCATCGCCTTCAGTGCCCAAGGCGCGTTCGCGCAGCAGATCGTGGTCGCCGCCAATGCCGTGATGCCGATGCCCGCCGGCATGGACTTCGATATCGCCGCCGCCATCACGCTGACGTACGGCACCTCGCATCATGCGGTGGTCGACCGGGCCCAACTGAAAGCCGGCGAAACCATGCTGGTGTTGGGTGCCGCCGGCGGTGTCGGACTGGCCGCCATCGAAATCGGCAAGGCGCTCGGTGCCCGCGTGATCGCCGCCGCCTCGTCCGATGAAAAACTTGCGGTCTGCCGCGAGCACGGTGCCGACCTGACCATCAACTACAGCACCGAAGATTTGCGCGGCGCGATCAAGGCCGCCACCGATGGCAAGGGACCGGACGTGATCTACGACCCGGTCGGCGGCATCTATGCCGAGCCGGCGTTCCGCTCGATCGGCTGGCGCGGCCGTTACCTGGTGGTCGGTTTTGCCAACGGTGAAATTCCAGCTCTCCCGCTGAACCTGATGCTGCTCAAGGGTGCCTCGCTGGTCGGCGTGTTCTGGGGCGAGTTCGCCAAACGCGAACCGAAAGCCAATCAGGCCGCGATGCAGCAACTGATGGGCTGGCTGGCCGACGGCACCATCAAGCCGCGGATTTCCGGACGCTATGCGTTGGCGGAGACCGCGCAGGCCTTGAATGACATGGCGGCGCGCAAGGTAATGGGGAAAGTGGTGATCAAGCCCTGGGCTTGA
- the yjjJ gene encoding type II toxin-antitoxin system HipA family toxin YjjJ, which translates to MINPKKGDQIAALRRLLSRQPADAGTLSSALGISQPTFSRLWPAAGNDVCVLGAARSTVYGLRRDLRDLGSKLRVYRVDTSGETAHFCDLIVLVGHWYAYQLNGSAAVKLCEGLPYFLQDLRPQGFLGKTVPKEHADLDLLADVLQWSDDDVLYYLARRGENSTGDLIVGNESYRRYRQERAEGAQNVIAGAGRYQRYPELAARALSGEVIGSSAGGEQPKFLATISSDEADRPGCHVIVKFSAGMDTPGGRRWGDLLIAEHHALQTLARNGIAAAKSDILIAQNRVFLESTRFDRRGLQGRLPMLSLAGLAGETGALEQSWSTVANLLFNQRQLTLPDYTVIELLDLYGALIGNTDRHQGNLSLSWVPGQQFTLLPCYDMLPMLYRPNMQGEVIDRRLSLDAMDKLDLRQLPRAAMLAGQFWTAVLADKRISDDFKTVAARHLDDAAPMMT; encoded by the coding sequence ATGATAAATCCCAAAAAAGGCGACCAGATAGCGGCGCTCCGACGCCTCTTGTCGCGCCAGCCGGCGGATGCCGGAACCCTGTCGTCAGCATTGGGAATCAGCCAGCCGACCTTCTCGCGGCTCTGGCCGGCGGCCGGCAATGACGTCTGCGTTCTTGGCGCTGCACGGTCTACGGTATATGGATTGCGCCGTGATTTGCGCGACCTTGGCAGCAAACTGCGGGTCTATCGTGTCGATACCTCGGGAGAAACTGCTCATTTTTGTGACTTGATCGTCCTCGTCGGGCACTGGTATGCGTACCAGCTCAACGGCAGTGCCGCAGTCAAGCTGTGTGAAGGCTTGCCGTATTTTCTCCAGGATCTGCGGCCGCAAGGTTTTTTGGGCAAGACGGTGCCGAAAGAACATGCTGATCTGGACTTGCTCGCGGATGTGCTGCAGTGGAGTGATGATGACGTGCTGTATTACCTTGCGCGTCGCGGCGAGAACAGCACGGGCGATTTGATCGTCGGGAATGAATCCTACCGCCGGTACCGGCAAGAAAGGGCGGAGGGAGCGCAGAACGTCATTGCCGGGGCGGGCCGATACCAGCGCTACCCGGAACTTGCCGCGCGCGCCTTGTCAGGCGAGGTGATCGGGTCTTCCGCAGGCGGCGAGCAACCAAAGTTTCTTGCGACCATATCAAGCGATGAAGCTGACCGGCCGGGTTGTCATGTCATCGTGAAATTTTCAGCGGGCATGGACACGCCTGGCGGCCGGCGATGGGGCGACCTGCTGATTGCCGAGCACCATGCTTTGCAAACCCTGGCACGCAACGGCATTGCCGCAGCGAAGTCCGACATCCTGATAGCGCAGAATCGGGTCTTCCTGGAATCTACCCGATTTGACCGGCGCGGACTGCAAGGCCGGTTGCCGATGCTGTCATTGGCAGGCCTGGCAGGAGAAACCGGCGCGCTCGAACAATCCTGGTCTACCGTGGCAAACCTGCTGTTTAACCAGCGCCAATTAACGCTGCCTGATTACACGGTTATCGAGCTGCTGGACTTGTATGGCGCGCTCATCGGCAACACCGACAGGCATCAGGGAAATCTGTCGCTGAGCTGGGTACCGGGGCAGCAATTCACTTTGCTGCCGTGCTACGACATGCTGCCGATGCTGTATCGGCCGAACATGCAAGGTGAGGTGATCGATCGACGGCTGTCTCTGGATGCAATGGACAAGCTGGATCTGCGGCAGTTGCCGCGAGCCGCGATGCTGGCCGGCCAATTCTGGACCGCCGTGCTGGCGGATAAGCGTATTTCGGATGACTTCAAAACGGTCGCGGCACGGCATCTGGACGATGCGGCGCCGATGATGACTTAG
- the pelG gene encoding exopolysaccharide Pel transporter PelG, with product MAGIGFELRKILKRDNLMSLMQAYTYAAVISSGPWVLSIVGILIIGVLSYAIVLPNLLIVQFQVSITYVIAASLIFTGPFQLAFTRFTADRLFEKNNDVILTNFHAVTLAVTVVGGIAGLLCVLFLFPEQSVMYRLLLLAAFVIMSNIWIATIFLSGMKQYKEIVWMYLGGYAITVLAALAMRPFGLEGLMAGFVIGQALLLMGMTILILRNYPAQKFISFEFFERKLMYPALLCIGLLYNLGVWVDKFVFWFTADTSQAIIGPLRASVIYDLPVFLAYLSIIPGMAIFLLRMETDFVEYYDKFYQAVRSGGSLEAIEEARNGMVETIRLGIFEIIKIQTIATLLLIVIGEAVLKWLGISTLYLPLLYIDVIAAGLQVVLLGILNVFFYLDKRRIVLALCAAFVVLNLVLTLVSVQLGPAFFGYGFALALLVVVLAGLGMLSRTLGVLEYETFMLQ from the coding sequence ATGGCCGGTATCGGATTCGAATTACGCAAGATCCTCAAACGCGACAATCTGATGTCGCTGATGCAGGCCTACACCTATGCCGCCGTGATCAGCTCGGGACCGTGGGTGCTGTCGATCGTCGGCATCCTGATCATCGGTGTGCTCAGTTACGCGATCGTGCTGCCGAACCTGCTGATCGTGCAGTTCCAGGTCAGCATTACCTATGTGATTGCCGCGTCGCTGATTTTTACCGGGCCGTTCCAGCTGGCCTTCACGCGCTTCACGGCCGACCGCTTGTTCGAGAAGAACAACGACGTCATCCTGACCAATTTCCATGCGGTGACGCTGGCCGTGACGGTGGTCGGCGGGATTGCCGGATTGCTGTGCGTGCTGTTCCTGTTTCCGGAGCAAAGCGTGATGTACCGGCTGCTGCTGCTGGCGGCCTTCGTGATCATGTCCAATATCTGGATCGCGACGATCTTTTTGTCCGGCATGAAGCAGTACAAGGAAATCGTCTGGATGTACCTGGGCGGCTATGCGATCACGGTGCTCGCGGCACTAGCGATGCGGCCGTTCGGGCTGGAAGGATTGATGGCGGGTTTCGTGATTGGTCAGGCTTTGTTGCTGATGGGGATGACGATTCTGATCCTGCGCAATTATCCGGCGCAGAAGTTTATTTCGTTCGAGTTCTTTGAACGCAAGCTGATGTATCCGGCGCTGCTGTGCATCGGCTTGCTGTACAACCTCGGCGTCTGGGTCGACAAGTTCGTATTCTGGTTCACTGCCGATACCAGTCAGGCCATCATCGGTCCGTTACGCGCGTCGGTAATTTACGACTTGCCGGTGTTTCTGGCCTACCTGTCGATCATTCCGGGGATGGCGATTTTTCTGTTACGCATGGAGACCGATTTTGTCGAGTACTACGACAAGTTTTATCAGGCCGTGCGCAGCGGCGGTTCGCTCGAAGCGATCGAGGAAGCCCGCAACGGCATGGTCGAAACCATCCGCCTCGGCATCTTCGAAATTATCAAGATCCAGACTATCGCGACGCTGCTGCTGATCGTGATCGGCGAAGCGGTACTTAAGTGGTTGGGGATATCGACGCTGTATTTGCCGCTGCTATACATCGACGTGATTGCGGCCGGTTTGCAGGTGGTGTTGCTGGGTATCCTGAACGTGTTCTTTTACCTGGACAAGCGGCGCATCGTGCTGGCGCTGTGCGCTGCGTTTGTCGTGCTGAACCTGGTGCTGACGCTGGTGTCGGTGCAGCTCGGCCCGGCGTTTTTCGGGTACGGATTTGCACTGGCCTTGCTGGTGGTGGTGCTGGCTGGGTTGGGGATGTTATCGCGGACGCTGGGGGTGCTGGAGTACGAGACGTTTATGTTGCAGTAG
- the surE gene encoding 5'/3'-nucleotidase SurE, which yields MKILISNDDGYLAPGIVALADALASIAEIVVVAPDSNRSGSSNSLTLDRPLSVYKAANGFHFVNGTPSDCVHVALTGVLSFRPDLIVSGINQGQNMGDDTLYSGTVAAATEGYLFGIPSIAFSQVDKGWGELAAAARVAREIVLRKFDTLDKPYLLNVNIPNLPYDELGEIVATRLGKRHQSEAVIRAIDPHGREIFWIGPAGQAREAGEGTDFHAVAHGRISITPLQIDLTHNTQLDSLKKSLR from the coding sequence ATGAAAATCTTAATCAGCAATGACGATGGTTACCTTGCGCCCGGTATCGTGGCGCTGGCCGATGCACTGGCTTCGATCGCCGAGATCGTTGTGGTGGCACCGGACAGCAACCGTTCCGGTTCTTCCAATTCCCTGACGCTCGACCGGCCGTTATCCGTCTACAAGGCGGCTAACGGCTTTCATTTTGTCAATGGCACGCCGTCCGATTGCGTGCATGTGGCGCTCACGGGTGTGCTGTCGTTCCGGCCTGACCTGATTGTCTCGGGCATCAACCAGGGCCAGAACATGGGCGACGACACGCTGTATTCCGGCACTGTCGCGGCCGCGACCGAAGGCTATCTGTTCGGTATCCCGTCGATTGCGTTCTCGCAAGTCGACAAAGGCTGGGGCGAACTGGCGGCGGCAGCGCGGGTGGCACGCGAGATCGTGCTGCGCAAGTTCGATACGCTGGACAAGCCGTATCTGCTCAATGTCAACATTCCGAACCTGCCCTACGACGAGCTTGGCGAGATCGTCGCCACGCGACTCGGCAAGCGGCACCAATCGGAGGCAGTTATCCGCGCCATCGATCCGCACGGACGCGAGATCTTCTGGATCGGCCCGGCTGGCCAGGCCCGCGAAGCCGGTGAAGGCACCGACTTTCATGCGGTTGCGCACGGCAGGATTTCGATCACGCCACTGCAGATCGACCTGACCCATAACACCCAGCTCGACAGCCTCAAGAAAAGTCTGCGATGA
- the pelF gene encoding GT4 family glycosyltransferase PelF: MLLLEGTFPYVSGGVSSWVNQLIRGFPQIRFGICFIGSRRDDYGDPKYALPDNVVHFEAHYLHERHAAPLVLPQDGDAAAYAQMDALHQQLRAPVRADMPQGAISASLHALLPLMQDGGALDEASFLYSQLSWQSIAENYRTHCTDPSFVDYFWTVRIMHTPVWTLARVARKLIPARVYHSVSTGYAGFLGALLTQQTGRPLILSEHGIYTKERKIDLFQSEWIHDNRGVFEKDASQLSYFRDLWIRFFEALGRMCYEAAGDIVALYDTNRLRQIHDGALAGRTRNIPNGIDLPRFAALRALRPATPPPVLCLIGRVVPIKDVKTFIRAMRTVINLMPDAQGWIAGPEDEDPGYAEECHSIAEGLDLQDRIKFLGFQKVDALLPQIGLVILSSISEALPLVLLEGFAAGVPAVATDVGSCRQLIHGLDDEDRALGAAGAIVSIAEPQALARAAVALLTDHERWQAAQAAGMARVERYYTQDLMFAEYSRLYDKSLQQADAPTVRAASCPMRPPSAQQSH; encoded by the coding sequence ATGCTGCTGCTCGAAGGCACCTTCCCGTATGTCAGCGGCGGTGTCTCGAGCTGGGTCAACCAACTCATTCGCGGCTTTCCGCAAATCCGCTTCGGCATCTGCTTCATCGGCAGCCGGCGTGACGATTACGGCGATCCGAAATATGCGCTGCCGGACAACGTCGTGCACTTCGAAGCGCATTACCTGCACGAGCGCCATGCCGCACCGCTGGTGCTGCCGCAGGATGGCGACGCTGCTGCGTATGCGCAGATGGACGCACTGCACCAGCAATTACGCGCGCCGGTGCGGGCCGATATGCCGCAGGGGGCGATTTCGGCATCGCTGCATGCGCTGTTGCCGCTGATGCAGGATGGCGGCGCGCTCGACGAGGCGTCGTTCCTGTACAGCCAACTGTCGTGGCAGAGCATCGCCGAAAATTACCGCACCCATTGCACCGATCCGTCGTTCGTCGATTATTTCTGGACCGTGCGCATCATGCATACGCCGGTCTGGACGCTGGCGCGGGTGGCCCGCAAGCTGATTCCGGCGCGCGTTTATCACAGCGTATCGACCGGTTACGCGGGGTTTCTGGGTGCGCTGTTGACGCAGCAAACCGGCCGCCCGCTGATCTTGTCCGAGCACGGGATCTACACCAAGGAACGCAAGATCGACCTGTTCCAGAGCGAATGGATCCACGACAACCGCGGCGTATTCGAGAAGGATGCGTCGCAGCTGTCGTACTTCCGCGACCTGTGGATCCGTTTCTTCGAGGCGCTGGGGCGGATGTGCTACGAAGCCGCCGGCGACATCGTCGCGTTGTACGACACCAACCGGCTGCGTCAGATCCATGACGGCGCGCTGGCCGGGCGCACCCGCAATATCCCGAACGGTATCGACCTGCCGCGCTTTGCCGCCTTGCGCGCCTTGCGCCCGGCTACGCCGCCGCCGGTGCTGTGCCTGATCGGACGCGTGGTGCCGATCAAGGACGTCAAGACCTTCATCCGTGCGATGCGCACGGTGATCAACCTGATGCCCGATGCGCAGGGCTGGATTGCCGGTCCGGAAGACGAGGATCCCGGATACGCCGAGGAGTGCCATAGCATCGCCGAAGGACTGGACCTGCAGGACAGAATCAAGTTTCTGGGTTTCCAGAAAGTCGATGCACTGTTGCCGCAGATCGGACTGGTGATCTTGTCGAGTATTAGCGAAGCCTTGCCGCTGGTGCTGCTGGAGGGTTTTGCCGCCGGCGTGCCGGCTGTGGCGACCGATGTCGGCTCGTGCCGCCAGCTGATTCATGGGCTGGACGACGAAGACCGGGCGCTGGGCGCTGCCGGTGCCATCGTCAGCATTGCCGAACCGCAGGCACTGGCGCGTGCAGCAGTGGCATTGCTGACCGACCACGAGCGCTGGCAGGCGGCCCAGGCGGCCGGCATGGCGCGGGTCGAGCGCTATTACACACAAGACCTGATGTTCGCCGAATACAGCCGTCTGTACGACAAATCGCTGCAGCAGGCCGATGCGCCAACGGTGCGTGCGGCAAGCTGCCCGATGCGCCCGCCATCGGCGCAACAAAGTCACTAG
- a CDS encoding peptidoglycan DD-metalloendopeptidase family protein: MNKPHLAIFLLVSAVLAGCATPRRPAPVVDMATPVSGVRAPDAPGFYTVRKGDMLNRIAQEFGQNTRDIVMWNNLTNPNDIQVDQVLRVLPPAGTAQTGSVAAGSGVDVRPLNGTGATPAKTGPRGDKRPYSEATLAEMQKPDGTPAVVTPPPRAEAPKAVEKKADPSSPEEENVGFIWPTEGKVVGSFDAGKKGIDIAGKSGQAVIASGAGKVMYAGSGIRGYGNLVIVKHTSNLLSAYAHNKSILVKEGQTVTRGEKIAEMGNSDSDSVKLHFEIRQQGKPVDPAKFLPGR; this comes from the coding sequence ATGAATAAACCCCACTTAGCTATTTTCCTTTTGGTCAGCGCCGTCCTGGCCGGTTGCGCGACACCGCGTCGCCCCGCACCCGTGGTCGACATGGCAACGCCAGTCAGCGGTGTCCGCGCACCGGATGCGCCGGGCTTCTATACGGTCAGGAAAGGCGACATGCTCAACCGCATTGCGCAGGAATTTGGTCAGAATACCCGTGACATCGTGATGTGGAACAACCTGACCAACCCGAACGATATCCAGGTCGACCAGGTCTTGCGCGTGCTGCCGCCAGCCGGCACCGCGCAGACCGGTAGCGTTGCCGCCGGTTCCGGTGTCGATGTGCGCCCCCTCAACGGTACCGGCGCAACGCCGGCAAAAACCGGCCCGCGCGGCGACAAGCGGCCGTATTCCGAAGCGACGCTGGCCGAAATGCAGAAGCCGGACGGCACACCTGCGGTAGTGACGCCACCACCACGCGCCGAGGCACCGAAAGCCGTCGAGAAAAAAGCCGATCCGTCGTCACCCGAAGAAGAAAATGTCGGCTTCATCTGGCCAACCGAGGGCAAGGTAGTGGGTTCTTTTGATGCCGGCAAAAAAGGTATCGATATCGCCGGCAAGAGTGGCCAGGCGGTGATTGCCTCCGGTGCAGGCAAGGTCATGTATGCCGGTAGCGGCATCCGCGGCTACGGCAACCTGGTCATCGTCAAGCACACCAGCAATTTGCTGTCGGCCTACGCCCACAACAAATCGATTCTGGTCAAGGAAGGCCAGACGGTGACCCGTGGCGAAAAAATTGCCGAGATGGGGAATTCCGACTCCGATAGCGTCAAGCTGCATTTCGAAATCCGCCAGCAAGGCAAGCCGGTCGATCCTGCGAAGTTTCTTCCCGGCCGATAA
- the rpoS gene encoding RNA polymerase sigma factor RpoS, which translates to MSHVHDALPDEDEAGDAASNEDGLDARSDGDADNDSPGVTVLVKSIDDIRKVLASELSTDTTQLYLNQIGARALLTVAQEVHYATLAKAGDFPARQVMIEHNLRLVVSIAKHYINRGVVLLDLIEEGNLGLMRAIDKFEPERGFRFSTYATWWIRQSIERAIMNQARTVRLPVHVIRELNQVLRAKYHLEALHHDGKDASIDDVAHLTGRSAEDVQDILSLSEHAASLDAPLDADPHSSLMDLLPGDPGDGPEARAEQHETALLVRDWLARLSDKQRLVITRRFGLGDDDPATLEALAAEIGVTRERVRQVQQEALIKLKRALVARGVDRDSLL; encoded by the coding sequence ATGAGCCATGTTCATGATGCGTTGCCCGATGAAGATGAAGCCGGTGACGCCGCGTCCAATGAGGACGGGCTGGATGCACGGAGCGACGGTGATGCGGACAATGATTCCCCTGGCGTCACCGTGCTGGTCAAGTCGATCGATGACATCCGCAAGGTGCTCGCATCGGAACTGTCCACCGACACGACCCAGCTGTACCTGAACCAGATCGGCGCGCGCGCCTTGCTGACAGTCGCGCAGGAAGTGCATTACGCCACGTTGGCCAAGGCCGGCGATTTCCCGGCGCGCCAGGTCATGATCGAGCACAACTTGCGGCTGGTGGTATCGATTGCCAAGCACTACATCAACCGCGGCGTCGTATTGCTCGATCTGATCGAGGAAGGCAATCTCGGCCTGATGCGGGCCATCGATAAATTCGAGCCGGAACGCGGTTTCCGCTTCTCGACCTACGCGACCTGGTGGATACGCCAGAGCATAGAGCGCGCCATCATGAACCAGGCACGCACCGTACGCTTGCCGGTGCACGTGATCCGCGAGCTCAACCAGGTACTGCGCGCCAAATACCATCTCGAGGCCCTGCATCACGACGGCAAGGATGCGTCCATCGATGATGTCGCGCACCTGACGGGGCGCAGCGCCGAAGACGTGCAGGATATCCTGTCGTTGTCCGAGCACGCGGCCTCGCTGGACGCGCCGCTCGACGCCGATCCGCACAGCAGTCTGATGGACCTGCTGCCGGGCGATCCCGGCGACGGACCGGAGGCACGTGCCGAGCAACATGAAACCGCCTTGCTGGTGCGCGACTGGCTGGCCCGCCTGAGCGACAAACAGCGCCTGGTCATCACGCGTCGCTTCGGACTGGGAGACGACGACCCGGCCACGCTCGAAGCGCTGGCCGCCGAGATCGGCGTGACGCGCGAGCGGGTGCGCCAGGTGCAGCAGGAAGCGCTGATCAAGCTCAAGCGCGCTCTGGTGGCACGCGGCGTTGACCGCGACTCCTTGCTCTAA
- a CDS encoding protein-L-isoaspartate(D-aspartate) O-methyltransferase — MTDKGKRFPLTLSSLVDKPARGSTGYVPPRVATPQTATRNAAGHVAAVVRPAEAQERRASALPQRQQPLVSDSVRRAMVMRLSAQGIKDTTVLAAMEAVQRHLFIEPGLVAQAYVDASIPIGYHQTISQPYIVARMIEVLRDGGPLNRVLEIGTGCGYQAAVLSLVAKEVYSIERIRPLHELARTNLRPMRIANVRLQYGDGMLGLSQAAPFDGIILAAAGLEVPQALLDQMTIGGRLVAPVGARHQVLQLIVRVGKFDWTHTTLEDCHFVPLHAGTV, encoded by the coding sequence ATGACCGACAAGGGCAAGCGCTTTCCATTGACGCTGTCCTCCCTGGTCGACAAGCCTGCCCGCGGCAGTACCGGCTACGTGCCTCCCCGCGTTGCCACGCCACAAACCGCCACGCGCAACGCGGCAGGACATGTCGCTGCGGTGGTGCGTCCTGCCGAGGCGCAGGAGCGCCGTGCCAGCGCGCTGCCGCAGCGCCAGCAACCGCTGGTGTCGGACAGCGTGCGGCGCGCCATGGTGATGCGATTGTCGGCGCAAGGCATCAAGGACACCACGGTGCTGGCCGCCATGGAAGCGGTCCAGCGCCATCTGTTCATCGAGCCTGGCCTGGTCGCGCAGGCGTATGTGGATGCGTCCATCCCTATCGGTTATCACCAGACCATCTCCCAGCCGTATATCGTCGCGCGCATGATCGAAGTGCTGCGCGACGGCGGTCCGCTCAATCGCGTGCTCGAAATCGGCACCGGTTGCGGTTATCAGGCTGCCGTGTTGTCGCTGGTCGCCAAGGAGGTGTACTCGATCGAACGGATTCGTCCGTTGCATGAGCTGGCGCGCACGAACCTGCGGCCCATGCGGATCGCAAATGTCCGTTTGCAGTACGGAGATGGTATGCTCGGCCTCTCGCAGGCAGCGCCGTTCGACGGCATCATTCTGGCGGCGGCAGGGCTGGAAGTTCCACAAGCACTGCTGGACCAGATGACAATAGGCGGCAGGCTGGTAGCCCCGGTCGGAGCCCGTCATCAGGTGCTGCAACTGATCGTACGCGTCGGCAAATTCGACTGGACCCACACCACGCTGGAAGATTGTCATTTCGTGCCATTGCATGCAGGCACGGTATGA